GCCGGATCGGCCAGCTTCCAGGTTTCTTTCGTTCTGTTGCCGAAGGCGTCGTATTCCCACAGGGTCGGGGCCATCGTCGTGGCCGCGTTGCCCGCGTCCGTCTGTTCCTTGATCAGCTGCCCTTTGGCGTTGTAGGTGCGCCTCGTGTAAATGACTCCGCCGACGGTGTTGGGGACGCCCGTGCGCAGGGTTTCCCCGGCTCCGTTGACGATGCTGCGCTGCAGCTCGGTTTCCGTTTCCCCGGAGACGGTTTTCGTGAAGGTCCGCACGCCGTCACTGACCAGGTCGATGGCGTAGATGACGTGCCGCTGCCCCGTCCCGGATTCTTCCAGGACCGTTCCGTCCGGCGCGCTGCGCGTGACGAACGTGGCTCCGGAGGGGGCGGTCCGCGTCGCCGTCAGGCCGTCCCCGCTGTAGGCGTAGGCGGTGACCCGGCCCAGGACGTCCGTGGTGGAGGTTGTTCTTCCCAGCAGGTCGTAGATGGCGCTTTCCTGCGTGGTCATCGCCCCCGTGTCCCGGCGCGTGGAGAGCACGCGCCCCGCCGCATCCCGGGCGTAGGTGGTGATGGTTTCCGGCGTGACGACGGTTTCCCCGTCCATCACGGCGGAACGCGTGGTTTCCGTCAGCTGGCGCGCCGTGTCGTAGGCGTAGTCCGTCCTGATGCCGTTTTCGTCGGTTTCCCACAGCAGGCGCCCGTCGCACATCAGCTCGCGCTGCGTCACCCGCCCATGGCCCGCCGTCCGCTTCACCCACCGGTTCTGCGTGTCAAATTCGTAGACGGCGCTGCCCGTGAGCGCCCATTCCCCGCCGGTGAGCAGGGCGTAGCTTTCTTCCCGGACGCGCTGTCCTTCCGCCGTGATCCACGTCGTGGTGCGCGTGCTCTGGCCCGGCACGGTTTTTCCGTTGACGCGCGTTTCCACCGTTTCCGTGTAGAGGGCGCCGTGCTCCGCCGCGGCCGCGTAGTCGTGCCAGGTTTGCACGCCGTTGAGGTCCCGGCTGAACCGCGTGCGCCCGCGGGCATGGATGTTGGCGGCGCCGGCCAGCCATTGTTCTTCCGCCGTCAGGCGCGTGCCCGCCACGCCCAGTCCCGTGACCTTTTTTTCCGTCCTTTTGATGTGGTTGGCCGTCGTGTAGTTCCAGGTGGTGGATGTGAGCGTTTTGACATGCCCTTCCAGCGGGAGCAGGTCCACCGTTTCCGTGGCGGGGGCGTCGCTGAAGTTGTCCGTTCCCGAATAGGCATAGGTGTAGCGCGTGATGCGCCGCCCGCTTTCCGCCCACGGTTCGTCGCGGGAGAGCAGGCGCCCGTAAAGGTCGTACGCGTCATGAATTTGGCTGCCGTCCATGGCCATTTCCGTTTTGAGCCTGCCGCACTGGTCGTAGCCGTATTGCGTGGTTTGCGCCTCCGGGGTCTGGTAGCCTTCCGTCAGCGCGAGCAGCAGGTCGCCGACGTCCGTGGTCTGGTAGATGGCGCAGGCGCGCGCCGCCACGATTCCGTTTTTGGAGGTTTCCGTGACCAGCAGCCAGACCGCGTCTTCCGGTTCCAGTTCCGTGCGCGTGCGGAGGGTCGTGATGGCGTCTTCCCCCGTTCCTTTCTTCATGTTCCACGCCAGGCCGCTGTTCCACCAGGTGACGGCGTAGGGCTGCCTGGCCGGCGCCTGTTCCGTGATGGTGAAGCGGCCGTCCGCGGACAGGGAGAGGGCAAATGTTTTGAAGGGTGTTCCGGCGACCGTATAAAATCCCTGTTCGTCCGTTCCGGTGATTTGCCCAGGGGTATAGAGCGCGATGGCGTAGCCCGCGGCCGTGACGTTTTCCACGTTGAGCAGGCCGTCCCACAGGTTCCATATCTGCCTCAGCGAGCCGTCTTCGGCATGCCTGACGTCCAGATAGGATGACGCGTTGGAGATGACCTGCCTGTCGGTGGTGGTGTAGGAGAGGAGCTCTCCCGTTTCCGCCGAGAAGAGGTATTGGCTGCCGTCTTCCACCACCCAGCGCAGGCAGGATTGGCCTTCCGCCGTGACCAGCGCCGCACGCCCTCCGCCGCCTGTGTCCACCCCGATGGGCAGTACCGCGCCGTTGGTGTAGCAGCGCATCGCAATTTCCCGGCCTCCCTGCGCCAGAGTGAACCGCGCTCCGGGGACAATGCCTCCTTCGGGCACGTCCAGACGGCTGTTCAGGGGATGGTTGTAGGCCAATGACGCCGGGTTTTCCAGGCCGGAGGTATTTTTCTCAGCCCTCAGTTCCACCCTTCCGGCCGGGATGCCTCCCAGCCCACGGAACGCTCCGAAGTTGCACGACCAGTACATCAGCGTGGCCGTGCTTTCCGCCGTCACGCTGCACCCCGCCGAGCTGTAGTTTCCCAGGACGCCGCTTTCCATTCCCGCCCCGCCAGGACCCGACCGGGAAGGGGAGGGCGGCGTTCCGCCGCTTTCGTCGCACGTGTTTCCTTCGCAGGGACACGGTTCGGGCTCTTTCCTGCCCCCCGGCTCCGTCGGAATCACGTCGATGCTGTAGTTGCAGATGGAGGTGTTGCCGCTGGCCGGCTGGTAGTCGATGTTGGTCTGGCTGACTTCCCAGGTGTAGGCGCCGGAGGGGAGCTGCGCCCCGCCGACTCCCGTGTGGTAGCTGTGCCCCCCCTGCGCTCCCGCCGTCTGCGGGTTTTCCTTCAGGTCCACCTGCGCCACCACCTTGCCGCCGGAGTCTTTTACCTCCAGGCTCCCCCAGTCGTCCACCCCCAGGAAGAGCGAGCAGGTGCCGTAAAGTTTTTTGCCGTCCGCTCCTTCCGGGATGGTGAACGTGCCTTGCGCGCTGTAGCCGTCCGCCGACGTGCTCGGCGGCCCCACGTTCCTTTCCTCATGAATCCGGATTGCTTCAAACGGCAGCGGCGCGGATTCCGAAACTGCCCTCATGCCCTGCGCGCCAACGCTGCCTCCCGCTCCAAAGTACCATTTGCGATAAGTAGGAATGGAAGAATGATGAGGGGGATTCATAAGGCATTAAAGAGTTGGGATTAATGAATAAAACAAGATGAGCGCAATCCTCCCATGACCATTTTCTTAATAGGGTTATCCAGAGCCTGTGTCGATAGAATTTTGTTTGAATATTTTTGATTTTTTATAAAAGGTGACAGATGTTTCCTGCCAAAGGATGATGGCATTGTCTTACTATCAGTACTTTCTATCTATAGACGCAATTATTTTTCTATTTGTTAGAAAGTCTCCCTGATAGATGCCCTACCTTCCTGGCTGCCGGCAAATCCCCAGGAAAGCGGCTATCTGGTATTTTATTCCTCGCTCAAGGAAACCCGGTAATGAAAAAAACTCCCGGCAGCCGAGGCCGCCGGGAGTTTTTGTAGAGCGTCTTGAGAAGGAATCCTACTTTAGAAGCAGAGGCCTTCCTTGGCGTTGGCCCGCATGAAGTCGCGGTTGAGGCGGGCGATGTTGTCCACGCTGATGCCTTTCGGGCAGGCGGCTTCACATTCGTACTGGTTCGTGCAGTTGCCGAAGCCTTCCGCTTCCATCTGCTTCATCATGGCCAGGACGCGCTTGGAGCGTTCCGGCTGGCCCTGCGGCAGCAGATTGAGATGAGCGATCTTGGCGGACGTGAACAGCATGGCGGAGGCGTTTTTGCAGGAGGCCACGCAGGCGCCGCAGCCGATGCAGGCGGCGGCGTCAAAGGCGGCGTCCGCCTTCACTTTTTCCACGGCGATGTTGTTGGCGTTCGGCGCGGAGCCGGTGCGCACGTCAATGTAGCCGCCGGCGGCGATGATGCGGTCCAGGGCGGAACGGTCCACCATCAGGTCCCGCAGGATGGGGAAAGCCTTCGCGCGGAAGGGTTCGATCCAGACGGTGTCGCCGTCCTTGAATTTGCGCATGTGAAGCTGGCAGGTGGTTACCTGGCGTTCCGGCCCGTGGGGAATGCCGTTGATGGTCAGGGAGCACATGCCACAGATGCCTTCCCGGCAGTCGTGGTCAAAATGGATGGGTTCCTTGCCTTCCTTGACCAGACCTTCATTGACGATGTCCAGCATTTCCAGGAAGGAGGCGTCCACCGGAATGTCCTTGGCGGCATAGGTCTCAATGCGGCCCTTGGCGTCACGGTTTTCCTGGCGCCAGACCTTGAGAGTGAGATTGAGTGTTTTAGCCATGTTATAATCTTTCTTTTGAGTGTTAATGTATTGGCTATCTTTACTTGTAGCTGCGGATGGCAAGGTGCACGTTCTCGAAGGTCAGCGGTTCCTTGTGGAGAACAGGCAGGCTGTCCACGCCAGTGTATTCCCAGGCGGCTACGTAGGCGTATTCATCGTCGTTGCGCTTGGCTTCGCCGTCCGGCAGCTGGTATTCCACGCGGAAGTGCGCGCCGCAGGATTCCTGACGGTTCAGGGCGTCATAGCAGAGCAGCTGGGCGAATTCCAGGAAGTCGGCCACGCGGCAGGCTTTTTCCAGTTCCGCGTTGATGCCGTCCGCCGTGCCGGTTACGCGCACGTTTTCCCAGAATTCCTTGCGGAGCTGGGGAATGCGTTCAATGGCGTGGGTCAGGCTTTCTTCCGTACGGGCCATGCCGCAGTCTTCCCACATGATGAGGCCCAGTTCCCGGTGGAAGGAGTCCACCGTCTTGGTGCCCTTTACGCTCAGGAGTTTGTTGATGCGTTCCTTCACCTCGTCTTCCGCAGCCTTGAATTCCGGGGAGGCGGTGGTGACGGCGCCCGGCTTGGTAGTCGTCAGGTAGGCGGGCAGCGTGGCGGGGATGACGAAGTAGCCGTCAGACAGGCCCTGCATCAGGGCGGAGGCTCCCAGGCGGTTGGCGCCGTGGTCGGAGAAGTTGGCTTCACCGAGGACGTGCAGCCCCTTTACGTTGGACATGAGGTTATAGTCCACCCACAGGCCGCCCATGGTGTAGTGGGAGGCGGGGTAAATCATCATGGGCGTTTCATGAGGGTCGTCGTCCGTGATTTCTTCGTACATGTCAAACAGGTTGCCGTACTGGCCGTCAATCCATTCGCGGCCCATGCGCTTGATTTCATCCGCAAAGTCCAGGAAGACGCCCTTGCCGGTGATGGCCACGCCGCGGCCGTCGTCGCAGGCTTCCTTGGCGGCGCGGGAGGAAATGTCGCGCGGAGCCAGGTTGCCGAAGGAGGGATACTTGCGTTCCAGGTAGTAGTCCCGTTCTTCTTCGGGAACATCGGAAGGCTTGATTTCCTTTTTGCGGATTTTTTCCGCGGTTTCACGGGACTTGGGCACCCAGATGCGGCCGCTGTTGCGGAGGGATTCCGACATCAGCGTCAGCTTGGACTGGTAGTCGCCCTTGACCGGAATGCAGGTGGGGTGGATTTGCGTGAAGCAGGGGTTGGCGAAGAAAGCGCCGCGCTTGTAGGCCTTGTAGGCGGCGGTGACGTTGCAGCCCATCGCGTTGGTGGACAGGAAGAACACGTTGCCGTAGCCGCCCGTGCAGAGCAGGACGGTATCCCCTGCGTAGGACTTGATTTCACCGGTGACCAGATTGCGGGTGACGATGCCCTTGGCTTCGCCGTCCACCAGCACCAGATCCATCATTTCGTGGCGGGAGAACATTTCAATGTGTCCTTTGGCCACTTCCTTTTCCAGGGCCTGGTAAGCACCCAGCAGGAGCTGCTGGCCCGTCTGCCCGCGTGCGTAGAAGGTGCGCTTGAGCTGGGCGCCGCCGAAGGAGCGGTTATCCAGCAGGCCGCCGTATTCACGGCCAAAGGGAACGCCCTGGGCCACGCACTGGTCAATGATGTTGGAGGAGACTTCCGCCAGGCGGTAAACGTTGGCTTCACGGGCGCGGAAGTCGCCGCCCTTGACGGTGTCGTAAAACAGGCGGTAAACGGAGTCGCCGTCGTTCTGGTAGTTCTTGGCCGCGTTGATGCCGCCCTGGGCCGCAATGGAGTGGGCGCGGCGGGGGCTGTCCTGGTAGCAGAAGCATTTGACGTTGTAGCCAAGTTCGGCGAGCGTGGCGGCGGCGGAGGCGCCGGCCAGGCCGGAACCTACCACAAGAACCGTGTATTTGCGTTTGTTGTTCGGATTGATCAGTTTGGACTCAAGCTTGTACTTGGACCATTTGTCCTGAATAGGGCCGGAGGGAATTTTGGCATCCGGCATCCAGTCGCTTACGGGAAAATTAATCATGACTTTGAGAGGAGTTGATGGTTATTTGATGATGCCCAGAAGAACCGAGACCGGCACGGAGATGAAGCCCAGGCAGATAATCGCGCCGTAGGCGATGGCGACAAAGTTGTAAAGAGGCCGGATTTTGCGGGAATCGACGCCCACAGTCTGGAAGATGGACTGCACCCCGTGGCGCAGGTGGCTGAACAGCATCAGAACGGCCAGGATGTAGAAGGCGGAGCACCATACGTTGGAGAATCCGGCCACGATCATTTTGTACACGTCAAAGGTTTCCACCGTGCCGTCGGAAATGAAGGTGGTGAACTGGGCGGGGTCATATCCCACGCGCAGGGTGTACTGGTACAGGTGGTAGACCAGGAACACCAGGACGGTCAGGCCGGTGTAAATCATGTAGCGGGAGGAGAGCGTCGCCTTGATGGTGTTCTTGAACACGTAGGGTTCGCGGGCCGCATTGTTTTCCAGCTTCAGCTGGATAGTCAGCCAGACGTGGATGATGAAGATCACCCCAAGCCCCGCGCGAATGCCCCAGAGGGCTGCTTCCGGCATGGAGTGCAGGCCGTGGGCATAGGTGTTGATCCATTCAGGGCCTCCGAAAATGAGAAGGTTGCCTGCCAGGTGTCCCGCAAGGAACAAGACCAAACATAACCCCGTCAGAGCCACAATGATTTTGCGGCCGATGGAGGATGTCACGAATGTACATATGGTTTTTACTAGTGCATTCATAGGCGCTCTAATGAAATAAATGCGTCTCCACAAGATGCCCGGTTCAGGCACGGATGGCAAGCCTCTTCTTGAATTTCCGGCTCTTTTCGGATTTTTGAAAAGCCGTGGAAAGGCGTTGCTGTTTATCAGTTTGGAATAGTTATTATTTTGTTACCTGTTCCGGCTTGACGAGGCTTTCCGCACAGGCGTATCGTCTGTGCATGAAAAGGAGTAAAAAAGAGGTGCTGGACGCGGATTTCGCAGCGGCGCGCGCCGGCGTTCTGGATGTGGCCGCATTTCTGGACCGGGTGGACCGCGGGGAGGGAGAGGCGGATTTCCGCTACCATGCCCTGATGGAGGTTCTTCCCCTTTTGTCCGCATCCGGCCCCGGGCGTGTCCGGGCCATTCTGGAAGCCCTTTCCTACAGGGATGACGCCGTGCCGGAAACCGCCGCGGCCAAGGCAGCCTGTGGAGCCCCGAACTTCAGCAAATAGGAATCATGGCTTTTATCGAACCTCATATACATATGGTGTGCCGTACCACGGACGAATACCGGGCCATGGCGCAGGCGGGCTGCCTGGCGGTAGGGGAGCCGGCGTTCTGGGCCGGTTACGACCGTTCGTCCGTGGACGGTTTCCGGGATTATTTCGTACAGCTTACGGAAGGCGAACCCGCCAGGGCGGCCAAGTTCGGCATGGACCATTACACATGGCTGTGCATCAATCCCAAAGAGGCTCAAGACGTGGCCTTTGCACGGGAGGTAATGACGCTCATTCCGGAGTTTATTGACCGGCCCAATGTCCTCGGCATCGGGGAAATAGGGCTGAACCGGAATACTTCCCATGAAATGACCATTTTTGAAGAGCATCTGGATCTGGCGGTGCGCCTCAACCAGCTTGTGCTGATTCACACTCCCCATCTGGAAGACAAGCTGAAGGGGACCAGGATGATTCTTTCCGCCCTGAAAAACCGCCCGGATCTGGATCCCGGCCGCGTGCTGGTGGACCACTGCGAGGAACATACCTTCCCGCTGGTGAAGGAGGCCGGCTACTGGGCCGGACTGACTCTTTATCCCACCAGCAAACTGAATCCCAAGCGGGCGGCGGATATTCTGGAAATATATGGGATGGAGCGCGTCTGGGCCAATTCCGCGGCGGACTGGGGGGATTCCAATCCCCTGGCGCTGACGGCCCTGGCCTGCGAGCTCCGCAAGCGCGGTTTTTCCCGCCGGGAGGCGGAGCGGCTCCTTCTGGACAATCCGGAGGCGTTTATGGGCCAGTCCCCGAAGTTTCGGAAAGTGTCGTCCCGCTAGTCCCGTGCGCGGCGGGCAGGAAGGCCGCTAATCCCCATCCGGAAAGAAGACGGTGAAGACGGCTCCCAAAATGACTGCGGCGTCGTCCAGCAGTCCCAGCTTGTCTATTCCGGCAAACAGGAATTCATCGGGAATCAGAATATAGACGCCGGCAAGGACGAGCAGGCATATATTGCGCTTGTTGAAAAAGTGCGGTTCTTCCTTTTTGCTTTTGAAATAACGGAAAAAGCGCAGTAGCAGTTGCTGTTTCTGGTGGGTCATGGCCGGAGGATGCTGGTGAGACGGTTTTCTCCCCTTCAGCCGGGAGGAGCAGGTTGGAAAACGGAGGCTTCTTCCGGAATGGACAGGCCGTGCCGGAACGGCCTGGGCGGGGGAGCGGATTGCCGTCTAGGATGGGATGTTCCGGATGTGGGAGGAAGACTCGCTTTCCCACGTCCGTTTCCGGTTTTTTCTGCGCTGGAAAATGGATTGGCGTGGGGACCGGGCAATACCGCTGTTCCGCGGGGAGGGGCCTGCCGCACGGCGTCTGAATATCGTTTTTCCGGAAGAGGGCATTTCCCCGCCCAGCGCTTTGGCGGAGCCTTTGGGAGGGCGCCATATGGGTATGGAAAGGGCTGCCTCACGATTACATGAGGCAGCCCTGGAAAAAAGCGAGCGGACCGATGAAGCAACCTTATGCTCTGCGGCGGCGCACCATCAGCGCAGCCAGCCCCAGCAGGCCCAGCGTGGCCGTGGCGGGTTCCGGAATGCTGGCGATTTCACTCATCAGCTGACCTACCTGGTCCTGGGAAAGGCAGGAGTCATGAACGTAGAGCTGTTGGATGGCGTCGGACAGTTGGGTATCAAACAGAATCTGGTCGATAGTCGCGCTGCTGAATTTCAGGCCAGGGGAGGAATAATAGTTATCGTTGGCGCCAGCATAGATGCGGGAGCCGATATCTCCGGTGACTACAGAGATGGTCAGGAGTCCTTCCGTGCCCAGCGGAGTTGACGCGATAGGAGAGGCATATGCGGCATTGTTCCATAATCCCTGGAGTTTACGATCCGTATTCACGCCCGCACCCCAGCTTGTGCTTCCGCCTTTGGCGTTGAACAGGGCGGTATAGGTCTGCGGCGTGTTGATTTTGCCCAGGTCCAGGACCATGGTCACGGTCATGTTATTGCGATTGCTTGCAGCCGGAGTGCTAAAATTCACCCCGCTTAACATCAGATTGTCGGCGCCTTGCGTGAGGGTAACGGAATCCTTCAGAGTGCCGAAATCCGCCGTCAGGGAGGAGAAGTCCGAATATCCCACGATGGAACTATCCAGCAGGCCGGTATCCGCAGTAGCGCTCAGGCTCATGCCGGCAGAAAGAATCAGAGTGGATAATAATTTCTTCATGATTGGTATCTTAATACTTAATATATAAGAGAATGCGAGGGTCCAGCGCGCATTTGCGCCTGTGTACCGAATTTGGAATCCGCAAGCAATTAAAATTATTAAGAGTTAATGTATTGTATTTATAACTATTTGAAAATGATTGTATTTTAATGCCTCTGGTCCTTTTGCCGTCACGCTGGAACCATCATTGTTATCCATTGATTTCATTATTGATTGGGCTTCTTCACCGTTGCGTGCCGGATTCCAAATTCGATTGAGGGATTCCAAATTTGGTGTAACCACCGCACTCTTTTCCATCGTCTGTCCTGATGACGGATGATGATATCCCCGGCAATGCGGCTGCCGCGGACGGCGGCTACATCCTGATCCGGTGATCATGAAAAGTTTTTCTTTACGGCTCCCCTTTGGAGAAATTCCAGAGGCGGTGCATCGTCATGACGTCCGGAATGTTCATGGGGCGCACCACGCGGAACCCGATCATGCCTCCGTCCGTCAGGTACCAGATGCTTTTAGGGTTTTGGGGGTCCTGGCGGTTCCAGGCGGGGTCGCTGGCGCGCCGCGCCGCGCTTCGCAGACCGTCCGGGTCGTCTTCCCACGAACCGCCGCGCACGGTGTGGGGGGCTCCGGGGACGATGACCAGGGGGTCTTTCGCGGGCAGGCCGCTCCGCTTGCCGTAGGCATCCGGAACGTAGGAGTCCAAAACCCATTCCGCCACATTTCCGTGCATGTCCCGGAGGCCCCACTTATTCGGTTTTTTGGAGCCTGTTTTCTGATAGCGGTCATTGGAGTTGTTCCAGTACCAGCCGTACTGGTCCAGGGGGGCTTCTCCATTGCCGTAAGAGTAGGCGCCGGGGGAGCCGGCCCGGCAGGCGTATTCCCATTCCGCTTCCGTGGGCAGACGGTAGTAATGCCCGGTCTGGGCGCTCAGCCATTCGCAGAATTTGCTGGCGGCGTGATGGGACATGGAGATGGCGGGCAGACCGTGTTCATAGCCGTGGCCCATGCCCAGGTTCATGGCGGTGTAGGGGGCGGTGGGCTGCGTCACGAAGTCCCAGAGCTCGTCATCCGGCTGTTCCTCCAGAAGCTGGCCGTCCTTGGCGCGCGGACGTCCGTTTTCCATGAAGGCCGTATAAAGTTCCCAGGGGATTTCCGTTTCCGAGATCCAGAAGGGGGAGACGCTCACTTCATGCCGCGGACCTTCGTCCGGTTTCCGGTGCGGCTCTTCCGCGGGACTTCCCATAAGGAACGTTCCTCCCGGTATGGCGACCATGCGCAGGGAAGCTCCCGCCGCAGGCACCGTTTCCGTGTAGGATTCAGCATGTGCCGGATTTCCGGAAGCTTCAATGAGATGATGGATTTGGCGCGTCGTGCCGACCAGTTCCCGGGACGGCAGGTCATCCGGGACGGGAAGGGAAGCGCCGGCAGCGCGGTCCAGTTCCCGCTTTTGCAGCGCGGAACGGCTTTCCCCCCACTGGCGCGCGCTGGTAATGCGCGCGGCATCTTCCGTGGCCGGGCGGGGGGAATTTTCTTCCCGGCACCCGGCCAGCAGGGCGCTTCCTCCCAGAAAGCAGGAAACAAAGAAAATGCCGCGCATGGAATGGTAAGAACCGGAAGGCCCTACATGGTCATGCCCCCGTCGCAGGCAATGACCTGTCCGGTAATGTAACGGGCATCGTCAGAGGCCAGGAAGGCCGTCAGGGCGGCGATGTCTTCCACGGAGCCTTGTTCCTTCAAAGGAATTTTCTTAACGATTTCTTCCTTGAGATTGTCGGGAATGGCGTTGGACATTTCCGTGGAGATGAAGCCGGGAGCAATAGCGTTGCACGTGACTTTGCGCGGAGCGAATTCCTGGGCCAGGGATTTGGTGAAGCCGATGAGACCCGCCTTGGAAGCAGCGTAATTGGCCTGGCCGATGTTGCCGACGAGGCCGATGACGGAGCTCATGTTGATGATGCGCCCGGCCGAGGATTTCATCAGAACGCGCTGGAGGGCCTTGACCGTATTGAACGCGCTTTTCAGGTTGGTGTCCAGAACGGCGTCCCAGTCTTCCTCCTTCATGCGGAGCATCAGGGTGTCCCTCGTGATGCCGGCGTTGTTCACCAGGATGTCAATCTGCGGGAAGTCTTTCAAAATGGCGGCCATGGTTTCCTGAACGGCCGCGTAATCCGCTACGTCGCAGGGGTAGGCCTTGCAGGAGTCCGGAAATTCCCTGTTGATCTCTTCTGCGGCTCCCCCGCAGCTGGACGGGCTGCGGCTGATCAGGATGACCCTGGCTCCTTCCGAAGCGAAGCGGCGCGCGACGGCATTGCCGATTCCGCGGCCCGCGCCGGTAACGATGGCTGTTTTACCTGCTAACTTTTGCATACTGCCCACAGTAAACCCGTTTTTCACGGTTCCGGCAAGCTTGAAATGGACTTGGCCGCGCAGGAGCCCATACGGGGAAAAGGCTGCCCGGGAATGAAAGAGGGGAAGGAAACGGGGCGGAGAAGGCTACTGTTCATCTTCTTCATTTTCCCGGATTGTCCGGGAGGGCGCACCGCCTTCATCCTGTCTTTTAAGGAAGGATGAAATTCATGGCAGGGAAAGGGGAGTTGAAGAAGGGCCTCTATTCCGCCGTGACGCCGCCTTTCTCATCATCCAGAATGCCCGACTTTTCCAGATAGTAGTCATATCCGCCCGCGTAGGCGGTGATGGTCCCCCGGTTCACATGCAGGGTTTTTTGCGCCAGGGAGCGGATGAAGTGCACGTCGTGGGAGATGAAGACCAGTGTTCCTTCATAATGCTTCAGAGCCTGCACCAGGGCTTCCACGGACAAAAGGTCCAGGTGGGTGGTCGGCTCGTCCATCAGCAGGAGATTGGGCGGGTCCACCAGGAATTTGACCAGGCTGAGACGCGATTTCTCCCCGCCGGAAAGAACGCTGACGCGTTTTTCCACATCCAGCCTCCGGAACAGGAAGGAGCCCAGGATGGAGCGCGCTTCCTCCTCCCGGATTTCAGCGCTGCATTTCATAATTTCCTCCAGCACGGTATTTTCCGGGTTCAGGTTTTCCGTTCGCGCCTGGGAGAAGTAGCCGATGCGCGTGGTGGTGCCGGGAGTGCGCTGCCCGGAGTCAATGGGGATGATGCCCGCCAGGATTTTCAGCAGAGTGGATTTGCCCGCGCCGTTCGGGCCTACGAGAACAGTGCGTTCCCCGCGTTCCACCAGCAAGTCCAGGTTTTCATAAACCCTGCGGTCGCCATAGGATTGGCAGACTTTTTCCAGCTCAATGACTTTCTGAGTGCTGCGCGGCGGCTGGGGGAAGTTGAATTTAAATACTTTCCTGCGGGCTACCGGTTTTTGGATGAGCTTCATCTTTTCCAGCTGCTTGATGCGGCTC
This region of Akkermansia muciniphila genomic DNA includes:
- a CDS encoding PEP-CTERM sorting domain-containing protein, translating into MKKLLSTLILSAGMSLSATADTGLLDSSIVGYSDFSSLTADFGTLKDSVTLTQGADNLMLSGVNFSTPAASNRNNMTVTMVLDLGKINTPQTYTALFNAKGGSTSWGAGVNTDRKLQGLWNNAAYASPIASTPLGTEGLLTISVVTGDIGSRIYAGANDNYYSSPGLKFSSATIDQILFDTQLSDAIQQLYVHDSCLSQDQVGQLMSEIASIPEPATATLGLLGLAALMVRRRRA
- a CDS encoding TatD family hydrolase, with translation MAFIEPHIHMVCRTTDEYRAMAQAGCLAVGEPAFWAGYDRSSVDGFRDYFVQLTEGEPARAAKFGMDHYTWLCINPKEAQDVAFAREVMTLIPEFIDRPNVLGIGEIGLNRNTSHEMTIFEEHLDLAVRLNQLVLIHTPHLEDKLKGTRMILSALKNRPDLDPGRVLVDHCEEHTFPLVKEAGYWAGLTLYPTSKLNPKRAADILEIYGMERVWANSAADWGDSNPLALTALACELRKRGFSRREAERLLLDNPEAFMGQSPKFRKVSSR
- the fabG gene encoding 3-oxoacyl-[acyl-carrier-protein] reductase, encoding MQKLAGKTAIVTGAGRGIGNAVARRFASEGARVILISRSPSSCGGAAEEINREFPDSCKAYPCDVADYAAVQETMAAILKDFPQIDILVNNAGITRDTLMLRMKEEDWDAVLDTNLKSAFNTVKALQRVLMKSSAGRIINMSSVIGLVGNIGQANYAASKAGLIGFTKSLAQEFAPRKVTCNAIAPGFISTEMSNAIPDNLKEEIVKKIPLKEQGSVEDIAALTAFLASDDARYITGQVIACDGGMTM
- a CDS encoding formylglycine-generating enzyme family protein, with the protein product MRGIFFVSCFLGGSALLAGCREENSPRPATEDAARITSARQWGESRSALQKRELDRAAGASLPVPDDLPSRELVGTTRQIHHLIEASGNPAHAESYTETVPAAGASLRMVAIPGGTFLMGSPAEEPHRKPDEGPRHEVSVSPFWISETEIPWELYTAFMENGRPRAKDGQLLEEQPDDELWDFVTQPTAPYTAMNLGMGHGYEHGLPAISMSHHAASKFCEWLSAQTGHYYRLPTEAEWEYACRAGSPGAYSYGNGEAPLDQYGWYWNNSNDRYQKTGSKKPNKWGLRDMHGNVAEWVLDSYVPDAYGKRSGLPAKDPLVIVPGAPHTVRGGSWEDDPDGLRSAARRASDPAWNRQDPQNPKSIWYLTDGGMIGFRVVRPMNIPDVMTMHRLWNFSKGEP
- a CDS encoding succinate dehydrogenase cytochrome b subunit, with translation MTSSIGRKIIVALTGLCLVLFLAGHLAGNLLIFGGPEWINTYAHGLHSMPEAALWGIRAGLGVIFIIHVWLTIQLKLENNAAREPYVFKNTIKATLSSRYMIYTGLTVLVFLVYHLYQYTLRVGYDPAQFTTFISDGTVETFDVYKMIVAGFSNVWCSAFYILAVLMLFSHLRHGVQSIFQTVGVDSRKIRPLYNFVAIAYGAIICLGFISVPVSVLLGIIK